A window of the Actinomycetota bacterium genome harbors these coding sequences:
- the fusA gene encoding elongation factor G, giving the protein MKIISPENIRNVSIVGHSGTGKTSLVESILFDCDEINRRGSVEKGTTTTDFEPEEIKRTISIDNSIAPCNLKDHKINILDTPGYLDFVGELLNSLRVCDGVVLLCDSIVGVEVGTEKIWTYCENLEIPIIITINKIDRESTDFYKVLDQLRNIYGSQVVALNLPIGKEDDFKGWVNLLEQKAFIYESEKKIKDTEIPEEMIEKVKSLRENLIETIVETNDEMLMKYLDGEELSQDELKEALGSAVKNRKIFPVTCSSGLKNIGTEPILDMIIDLLPSPLEVAKISGKDPKSKEDKKIEASPKSPFLAYVYKTMVDPFVGKLSMFRIYTGEINSNSVVFNANNKKSVKLSNMYITKGKTQTQIDKASIGDFVAVSKLEHISTGDTLCDSKNPIVLAKVDYPPSMENTAIAPLLKGDEEKISNGLSKLMEEDPTFSHGMNFETKQHLIYGMGDVHLSVIIDKLKRKFGVGVKLIKPKVAYKETVRKTVKVEGKYKKQSGGRGQYGHVWLEVKPLDRGTGFEFIETIFGGAIPKGYIQGVEKGVRAALQEGAIAGYPVTDISVNLYDGSYHSVDSSEIAFKIASAMAFRKGVLDGNPVLLEPIMEVEVEIPDDYVGDIMGDLNARRGKILGIEPEKNIKKIKALVPQAEMFNYSKDLRSITRGRGSFSMNISHSEEVPPHIQEKVIEESKKEKIN; this is encoded by the coding sequence ATGAAAATTATTAGTCCTGAAAATATTAGAAATGTTAGTATTGTTGGTCATAGTGGAACTGGAAAAACATCGCTAGTAGAATCAATTTTATTTGATTGTGATGAAATAAATAGAAGAGGTAGTGTTGAAAAGGGAACTACTACAACAGACTTTGAACCTGAGGAGATTAAGAGAACTATAAGTATAGATAATTCCATTGCTCCATGTAATTTGAAAGATCACAAGATCAATATTTTAGATACACCTGGATATTTAGACTTTGTGGGAGAGCTTCTAAACTCACTTAGAGTATGTGATGGAGTTGTCCTTCTATGTGATTCTATTGTTGGTGTTGAGGTTGGAACTGAAAAAATCTGGACATACTGTGAAAATTTAGAAATTCCCATAATTATTACCATTAACAAAATAGATAGAGAAAGTACTGATTTTTATAAAGTTTTGGATCAATTAAGAAATATCTATGGATCACAGGTAGTTGCACTAAATCTACCAATAGGAAAAGAAGATGATTTTAAAGGATGGGTAAATTTATTAGAACAAAAAGCATTCATATACGAATCTGAGAAAAAAATTAAAGATACAGAAATTCCTGAGGAAATGATAGAAAAGGTAAAAAGTCTTAGAGAGAATTTAATTGAAACAATTGTAGAGACTAATGATGAGATGCTTATGAAATATCTTGATGGTGAAGAACTTTCTCAAGATGAACTTAAAGAAGCATTGGGAAGTGCTGTAAAAAATAGAAAAATATTTCCTGTTACTTGTAGTTCAGGATTAAAAAACATAGGCACAGAACCAATATTAGACATGATAATTGATCTTCTCCCCTCACCTTTAGAAGTTGCAAAAATATCAGGTAAAGACCCTAAATCAAAAGAGGATAAAAAAATAGAAGCTTCACCCAAATCACCATTTCTAGCATATGTTTATAAAACTATGGTTGATCCTTTTGTGGGAAAATTATCTATGTTCAGAATTTACACTGGTGAGATAAATTCCAATTCTGTTGTTTTTAATGCAAATAATAAAAAGAGTGTAAAACTTAGTAATATGTACATTACAAAAGGTAAAACTCAGACACAAATAGATAAAGCTTCTATTGGAGACTTTGTTGCGGTATCAAAATTAGAACATATTTCAACCGGAGATACTCTATGTGACTCTAAAAATCCAATAGTACTTGCAAAAGTTGATTATCCTCCTTCAATGGAAAATACTGCAATTGCACCATTATTAAAAGGTGATGAAGAAAAAATATCAAATGGACTCAGTAAGTTAATGGAAGAAGATCCTACATTCTCACATGGGATGAATTTTGAAACAAAACAGCACCTGATATACGGAATGGGAGATGTTCATCTTTCTGTAATAATAGACAAATTAAAAAGAAAATTTGGTGTAGGAGTAAAACTTATAAAGCCTAAAGTAGCATATAAAGAAACAGTAAGAAAAACAGTTAAAGTAGAAGGAAAATATAAGAAACAATCAGGCGGAAGAGGTCAATATGGTCACGTTTGGTTAGAAGTGAAACCTCTTGATAGGGGCACAGGTTTCGAGTTTATTGAAACTATATTTGGTGGAGCGATACCAAAAGGTTATATACAGGGAGTTGAAAAAGGAGTAAGAGCTGCATTACAGGAAGGTGCAATAGCTGGATATCCTGTTACAGATATTAGTGTTAATTTATATGATGGTTCATATCATTCAGTAGATTCATCAGAAATAGCATTTAAAATAGCATCAGCAATGGCTTTTAGAAAAGGAGTTCTCGATGGAAATCCTGTTCTACTTGAACCAATCATGGAAGTTGAGGTTGAGATTCCTGATGACTATGTTGGGGATATTATGGGTGACCTTAATGCAAGAAGAGGAAAGATATTGGGTATAGAACCTGAAAAAAATATAAAAAAAATAAAAGCTTTGGTTCCACAAGCAGAAATGTTTAATTATTCAAAAGATTTGAGGTCAATAACTCGAGGAAGAGGCAGTTTCAGTATGAATATATCACATTCAGAGGAAGTACCACCTCATATTCAAGAAAAAGTGATAGAAGAATCAAAAAAAGAAAAAATTAATTAA